The following coding sequences are from one Salvelinus namaycush isolate Seneca chromosome 23, SaNama_1.0, whole genome shotgun sequence window:
- the LOC120018481 gene encoding RIMS-binding protein 2-like, translating to MLGVDVFLYPDGLRIATPEDIRQWELETASQVSSQVSQEPPVRLFVALFPYNPAAMSPNPETAAEELPFVPGQIIKVFGDKDDDGFYHGESGGLSGVVPSNMVSEIPVDDDYLKHQLMQQGFLPVDHTDPSEESSVLDDLVVRRMVAIFEYDPWESSPNMDSDAELAFRAGDIIYVFGDMDEDGFYYGDLHGLRGLVPSNYLEPLPWE from the exons ATGCTAGGAGTGGATGTGTTTCTTTACCCTGATGGACTGAGAATTGCTACACCAGAGGATATTAGGCAATGGGAGCTGGAGACCGCCAGCCAGGTGTCCAGCCAGGTGTCTCAGGAACCCCCTGTCCGACTCTTTGTGGCTCTTTTCCCATACAACCCTGCTGCGATGTCCCCAAACCCTGAGACCGCTGCGGAGGAGCTCCCTTTTGTGCCAGGACAGATCATCAAG GTGTTTGGAGATAAAGACGATGATGGTTTCTACCACGGGGAGTCTGGTGGTCTGTCTGGTGTCGTGCCTAGTAACATGGTATCTGAGATCCCAGTGGATGATGACTACCTCAAGCATCAGCTCATGCAGCAGGGTTTCCTGCCTGTCGACCACACAG ATCCCAGTGAGGAGTCCAGCGTGCTAGATGACTTGGTCGTCCGCAGGATGGTGGCCATCTTTGAGTATGACCCTTGGGAAAGTTCCCCCAACATGGACAGCGAC GCTGAGCTCGCCTTCCGTGCAGGGGACATAATATATGTGTTTGGTGATATGGATGAAGATGGATTCTATTAT GGGGACCTTCATGGGCTGAGAGGTCTGGTGCCATCCAACTACCTGGAACCACTACCATGGGAATAG